The following DNA comes from Dehalococcoidia bacterium.
CTGACGCATCGGTTGAAGGAGTATCGTCAGCCATAGAGACTGGCCGGTGTCCAGCCCCGGAGGGTGCGATGGCCACTCGCGCTGCACTCGCTGCCATGACAATTCTCGGCCTCGGCTGCACTGGAGCGGGGCGGTATGGCGCGGCTCCCACGCCGCGGCCAGCCGTTGCTGTGCCGCCCACGCACCCCTGGGAATGCCCGGGAGATCATCCGATCAAAGTGACCGCTGACGGCTTCGCGTACGGCCCGTGGACGGCTCGCTATGCGCAAACACAGGCCGTGCGCTGCTACGGCTCGGAAACCAACGCGGCGAAGGCAGGCATGACCGTTCCCATCACGAACAAGTGATGGAGCAGGCAACGAACCACGAGTTCAGCACCGACCAGCGAAGTCCAGGCGTCAGTCCGCGGCGGCCATCGGCTGCAGGTCGTGGGAGTAGGCGAGTGAGACGGGCGCGGCGGCCTCCCACGGGCTGTTGAGGCCCAGCTCCTTGCCGATTTCGCGCACGGCCGGCATCACTTCCTGGCCGATCAGGCGGATGCAGGACATCGAGTCCTCGTGGCTGACGTGGCCGTCGTTTCCCCAGAAGGCGAAAATGCCCGGCCGCGTCGCCTCCATGATCGTGCGCAGATCGCGGATCACCTCGTCCGGCGTGCCGGCGATGATCGAGAGGTTCTGGCGCTGCACCTCGTAGGGCGCGGCGCGCGGGTTCAGCTTGCGCCCCGCGGCCACTTCCACGAAGGCGCGGCGGTTGTTGGGCGAGCCGTAGCCGGCCGGGTTGCTCCAGACCGGGTGCGCCAGGCCCGTGAACTCGCCGGACATCCAGAGGAACTCACGGCCGTTGCGCTCCGCCTTCTCATGCGAGTCGGCTACGTGCACACGCAGCAGGTAGCCGCGGTTTTCCGGCCCGGACTGGTAGCCGACGCGGCGCGCCGCCTCGTCGTAGAGCGCCCAGATCTTCTGCGTACCCTCGATCGTCGTGTTCAGGCAGACGTAGGGGTAGCGGTGCTCCGCCGCCCAGATCACCGTCTCCTTGCTGATTACGCCCGGAATCCAGATGCGCGGGTGCGGCTGTTGCAGCGGCACGGCCCAGGGATTGACGACGCGGTGGTGATAGTGGTTGCCCTCCCAGCGGAAGGGGCCGGGCGTCGTCCAGGCCTTGACGATCAGGTCGTGCGCCTCTTCGAAGCGCTCGCGATTGTACGCCGGGTTGACGCCGGTGGCGAGCTGCTCCTGCCCGCCGCCGCGCACGAAGCCCGATACCAGCCGGCCCTTCGAGATCATGTCGATCATCGCCAGCTCTTCCGCCAGCCGCACCGGGTTCTCGGCCAGCGGCAGCGGGTTGCCGAGCGGCACGATCTTCACGCGCTTGGTCACGGCGGCGAGGATCGAGCAGAAGATGTTGGTCTTGGCCTGCATGCAGAACGGCGCGTTGTGGTGCTCGTTCAGCATGATGCCGTCGACGCCCATCTCCTCGGCGTACTGGTACTCCTCGATGCGCTCGTTGTAGAGCCGGCTGCCATCTTCAGCGTTGAAATGGCGGTTGGAGAACATTAACGCCGTGGCGCCGAACTCGCGTCCAGCGTCCTCCGAATACGTGGACATCGGCTGCTCGGTGAAATACATCAGGTGCATCGCTATGTCTCTTTCGAGGCCTCCGGCGGTCTTGCGGACGGGGCTGCCGCCCCTCCGCCCACCCCGCTCGGGCTGCGCCCGGTGGCGCCTAACGGCGCGGCGGGCTCACGCTGCTTCAGCACTCGCCTCAGGCAAGGAAGTCGTTCACCAGCTTCGCCAGCGCCTGCGGTTGCTCCAGATCGACCAGGTGGCCGCAGTCGGGCACGATCTCGATGCGGGCCCTCGGCAGGGCAGCGGCGTACAGATCGGCGCACTCGCGCGGCACAACCTGGTCGTCGTCGCCCCAGACGAGCAGCGCCGGCGCCTGCACGCCGCCGAGCAGGTGCGGCAGCGACGGGTTGAACATGTACGGCTTCCAGGCGATGCGGAAGGTCATGTCGCGGTGGATCTCCCACGCTTCGAGCTGGTCGGTCTCCGGATCGGCGCCGAACAGCGTTTCGAAGAGCGATTGATCGTGCAGACCGGCGCGCACGTAGGCGATGTGGTTGTAGAGCGCCTGGTCGAGAATCTCGCCCTCGCGCGGCTGGATGCCCATCGCCCCGACCAGCACCAGCCGGCGGAAGTCGGCCGGCGCCTGCGAGGCCATTTCGGCTGCGATCCAGCCGCCGAAGCCAAGCCCGACAAGCGAAACATCCTTCAGACCGAGCGCCTGGATCGCCCACTGGTGCACGGCGGCCATGTCGCGCACGCTGCGCATCCACTGCGGCCGCTCGGATTGGCCGTAGCCGGGATGCTCCGGCACGACCACCGCGCTCGAGCCGGCCAGCGCCCGGTAA
Coding sequences within:
- a CDS encoding LLM class flavin-dependent oxidoreductase, which encodes MHLMYFTEQPMSTYSEDAGREFGATALMFSNRHFNAEDGSRLYNERIEEYQYAEEMGVDGIMLNEHHNAPFCMQAKTNIFCSILAAVTKRVKIVPLGNPLPLAENPVRLAEELAMIDMISKGRLVSGFVRGGGQEQLATGVNPAYNRERFEEAHDLIVKAWTTPGPFRWEGNHYHHRVVNPWAVPLQQPHPRIWIPGVISKETVIWAAEHRYPYVCLNTTIEGTQKIWALYDEAARRVGYQSGPENRGYLLRVHVADSHEKAERNGREFLWMSGEFTGLAHPVWSNPAGYGSPNNRRAFVEVAAGRKLNPRAAPYEVQRQNLSIIAGTPDEVIRDLRTIMEATRPGIFAFWGNDGHVSHEDSMSCIRLIGQEVMPAVREIGKELGLNSPWEAAAPVSLAYSHDLQPMAAAD
- a CDS encoding alpha/beta hydrolase, encoding MTTTAPTNAAHTPHSDEFIEVAGLKLHVLRGGSGKPALVLHHDLGNNGWTEFYRALAGSSAVVVPEHPGYGQSERPQWMRSVRDMAAVHQWAIQALGLKDVSLVGLGFGGWIAAEMASQAPADFRRLVLVGAMGIQPREGEILDQALYNHIAYVRAGLHDQSLFETLFGADPETDQLEAWEIHRDMTFRIAWKPYMFNPSLPHLLGGVQAPALLVWGDDDQVVPRECADLYAAALPRARIEIVPDCGHLVDLEQPQALAKLVNDFLA